One stretch of Rhinatrema bivittatum chromosome 8, aRhiBiv1.1, whole genome shotgun sequence DNA includes these proteins:
- the LOC115097338 gene encoding uncharacterized protein LOC115097338: MLHTKRKARIREVLTSSPVPGQIQSHISSFFVATTTNNPEDRATLEADLERESASLAEAISLSPGAPNVPTPPIVLQETGDLKVSDMKPLEEGLGMGNIDAGGGERGKPEENIIITPTSSVITMDVLWAAIKSLETAILKLTKTHLEVKKKQTVEVEKLVIVHQDKLETQEQRLSKVETIQNNLVKSETLNMRKLEFMENNFRYSNIRILHFPFLRMISPKDMFKEYLLHILKIPEQAIPALVKIYYIPKKSIVREVQPGQSIDLSDILETTLDTVITSRETLFVSFMFPQERDTILRLFLRNRLLNYHGQQIWMYPDLSRAELSKLCVGTR; this comes from the coding sequence ATGCTGCATACTAAACGAAAGGCCCGTATAAGGGAGGTTTTAACATCCTCCCCTGTACCGGGCCAAATTCAATCCCATATTTCATCCTTCTTTGTGGCAACAACAACTAATAATCCGGAGGACAGGGCCACATTAGAAGCGGATTTGGAGCGAGAATCCGCTTCTCTGGCCGAAGCCATCTCGTTGAGCCCCGGAGCTCCCAATGTCCCAACCCCACCAATAGTCCTACAAGAAACTGGTGATTTAAAAGTTTCCGATATGAAACCACTTGAAGAAGGACTGGGGATGGGAAACATTGAtgctgggggaggtgagagggggaagCCTGAAGAGAATATAATTATAACTCCAACGTCATCAGTAATAACAATGGATGTGCTCTGGGCTGCAATTAAGTCTTTAGAGACAGCAATATTAAAGTTGACTAAAACACActtagaagttaaaaaaaaacaaacagtagaGGTAGAAAAATTAGTTATAGTACATCAGGATAAATTAGAGACACAAGAACAACGTTTGAGCAAGGTTGAAACTATTCAAAATAATCTGGTTAAAAGTGAGACCTTAAATATGAGGAAATTAGAATTTATGGAAAATAATTTTAGGTATTCAAATATAAgaatattacattttccatttttgagAATGATCTCTCCTAAAgacatgtttaaagaatatcttttacatatattaaaaatacCAGAACAGGCTATTCCTGCTCTAGTTAAGATCTATTATATCCCAAAAAAATCTATTGTAAGAGAAGTGCAGCCGGGGCAATCCATTGATTTATCTGATATTTTAGAAACAACTTTGGATACTGTGATAACATCAAGAGAGACTCTTTTTGTCTCCTTTATGTTCCCACAAGAAAGAGACACAATCTTGCGTTTATTTTTACGCAATAGATTGTTAAATTATCATGGCCAACAGATCTGGATGTATCCAGATctgtctagagcagagctttccaaactgtgtgtcgggacacgttag